A genome region from Erigeron canadensis isolate Cc75 chromosome 3, C_canadensis_v1, whole genome shotgun sequence includes the following:
- the LOC122591191 gene encoding uncharacterized protein LOC122591191 — MDPVNHEVTHDASPMGTEKRKRGRPRKDPSEKRAQKMRSQTAARMPSGFVQLNKAPRVDPINDPTEVMIGQTVTGVVEATFDAGYLLAVRIGNSNITLRGAVFKPGHTAPVTPENDVAPHAEMIRRTEVPFPAELLPKRRRKRRSKEKSMQLVAYAGNGGDPVRPNSPPKGNYVLAPSVPSVGARGTVVPVVLQPLNLSNGLSTNQPAPHLRAAQGKPVHSVLPLAVCPPNGSTSQVSESQTSSPFTVTPTGSGNDNASFRQTEAAKANKSNDAHDPVVKTELDVGDMNEPLFVEPLQTRHTVHHFQPPPGMGAVMHSGTGRMTELLQAVQQNIGGDDHGSRNGHPAGVYNMSRNRDDETGQAGRM; from the exons ATGGACCCGGTGAACCATGAAGTGACGCACGATGCCTCACCAATGGGTACAGAAAAACGAAAACGCGGCCGCCCACGAAAGGATCCTAGTGAAAAGCGAGCTCAAAAGATGCGCTCACAAACTGCTGCTCGTATGCCTTCTGGTTTTGTACAATTGAACAAAGCTCCACGGGTTGACCCGATCAATGATCCAACTGAAGTTATGATTGGACAGACTGTCACTGGTGTTGTTGAAGCAACTTTTGATGCTGGTTACCTACTCGCTGTCAGGATCGGGAACTCAAATATTACATTGAGGGGTGCTGTTTTCAAACCGGGACACACTGCTCCTGTCACACCTGAAAATGACGTGGCACCTCATGCTGAAATGATCAGAAGAACCGAAGTTCCATTCCCAGCAGAGCTTCTGCCTAAGCGTAGACGCAAACGTCGATCAAAAGAGAAAAGTATGCAGCTTGTGGCTTATGCAGGGAACGGAGGCGACCCGGTGCGTCCTAATTCACCACCTAAAGGGAACTATGTTCTAGCCCCTTCAGTCCCATCAGTTGGTGCGAGAGGAACTGTTGTCCCCGTCGTTCTTCAACCACTTAACCTATCAAATGGTTTATCGACCAATCAACCCGCACCTCATTTGAGGGCTGCACAAGGCAAGCCAGTGCACTCAGTTCTGCCATTGGCGGTTTGCCCACCGAATGGCTCAACAAGCCAAGTATCTGAGTCTCAAACTAGCTCCCCGTTTACAGTTACACCCACGGGGTCCGGAAATGATAACGCTTCTTTCAGACAAACAGAAGCAGCTAAGGCGAATAAATCAAATGATGCGCATGATCCAGTTGTGAAAACAGAATTAGATGTTGGGGACATGAATGAGCCTCTTTTTGTCGAACCCCTGCAAACTCGACACACAGTTCATCATTTCCAACCTCCACCTGGAATGGGAGCTGTGATGCACAGTGGAACTGGGAGAATGACGGAGCTTTTGCAG GCTGTTCAGCAGAATATCGGTGGTGATGACCACGGTTCTCGAAATGGACATCCAGCCGGAGTTTATAACATGAGTCGTAACAGAGATGATGAAACTGGTCAGGCCGGAAGGATGTAA
- the LOC122591190 gene encoding ataxin-2 homolog isoform X1 produces MGCKNRQQFQEKQEQDKRSSSSKHVNDALLLTTMCLIGLSVDVHIKDGSVYSGIFHTASVDDHYAIVLKSAKMIKKGTCKSNVASEDVIETLVIHSKDLVQVVPKKVLLPANGSAGHETGDNTVAVACTPPSNGTPLAEGNKISNKPNVGQAHANQTSRCSSGTENGFANGLRPEISHPTNAHQVQAKTSIVSAPSTVSSEPLVSSSAPSETVTSKISNRASKEFKLNPQAKIFSPSFPNKRSTTPPAIANNTNLAYIHDSYQAVPVATQQPEVEISPYAPRSLPLKFLPYGGNDVQHPQPVIGYMHRAQPVRNGGQYHQVQTAPTYVQPSPQNVMVGRLGPVVYVHPVSQDIVPSTTGFPQMSTCSILTPHQIHVPKHQVNAAGQALQLCATPPFIAAGGGQAPFVLPSHIPISQPPYPMIRPMSVPGSNGYFVSKFS; encoded by the exons ATGGGCTGCAAGAATAGACAACAATTTcaagaaaaacaagaacaagataaaagatcatcatcatcaaaacatgTTAATGATGCTTTGTTGTTGACAACTATGTGTCTCATTGGTCTCTCTGTTGATGTTCATATCAAAGATGGCTCTGTTTATTCTGGAATCTTTCACACTGCTTCTGTTGATGACCATTATG CAATCGTATTGAAGTCTGCAAAGATGATCAAGAAAGGGACCTGTAAATCGAATGTGGCGAGTGAGGATGTCATAGAAACACTTGTAATCCATTCAAAGGATCTTGTTCAAGTGGTACCAAAG AAAGTTTTGCTTCCAGCCAATGGTTCTGCAGGACATGAAACTGGAGACAATACAGTGGCTGTTGCATGCACTCCACCTTCTAATGGAACTCCATTGGCAGAAGGAAACAAAATATCTAACAAGCCAAATGTTGGTCAAGCGCATGCTAATCAAACAAG CAGATGCTCATCCGGAACTGAAAATGGGTTTGCTAATGGACTTAGACCCGAAATCTCTCACCCTACCAATGCTCATCAAGTGCAAGCTAAAACGTCTATAGTCAGTGCTCCTTCCACAGTCTCTTCAGAACCATTAGTCAGCTCATCAGCTCCAAGTGAAACCGTCACTTCAAAAATCTCAAATCGAGCTTCTAAG GAGTTTAAACTTAACCCTCAAGCAAAGATATtttctccatcatttccaaataaGAGATCAACGACCCCTCCAGCAATTGCTAACAATACAAATCTTGCATACATTCACGACAGTTATCAAGCTGTCCCGGTTGCCACCCAACAGCCGGAAGTTGAAATCAGCCCGTATGCTCCTCGTTCCCTGCCCCTTAAGTTTCTTCCATATGGAGGCAATGATGTACAACATCCTCAGCCA GTTATCGGATATATGCACAGGGCTCAGCCAGTCAGAAATGGTGGGCAATATCATCAAGTTCAGACGGCCCCTACTTATGTCCAGCCAAGTCCTCAGaat GTAATGGTTGGAAGATTGGGACCGGTTGTCTACGTTCATCCAGTTTCTCAG GACATCGTCCCGAGCACAACTGGCTTCCCTCAGATGTCTACATGCTCCATCTTAACTCCCCACCAAATCCATGTCCCTAAACACCAAG TAAATGCAGCAGGTCAAGCATTACAGTTATGTGCAACTCCTCCTTTTATAGCCGCAGGTGGTGGTCAGGCACCTTTTGTTTTGCCAAGCCACATTCCCATTTCGCAACCACCTTACCCTATGATCCGCCCAATGTCGGTCCCCGGATCCAACGGTTACTTTGTATCAAAGTTTTCTTAG
- the LOC122591190 gene encoding polyadenylate-binding protein-interacting protein 4 isoform X2 → MGCKNRQQFQEKQEQDKRSSSSKHVNDALLLTTMCLIGLSVDVHIKDGSVYSGIFHTASVDDHYAIVLKSAKMIKKGTCKSNVASEDVIETLVIHSKDLVQVVPKKVLLPANGSAGHETGDNTVAVACTPPSNGTPLAEGNKISNKPNVGQAHANQTRCSSGTENGFANGLRPEISHPTNAHQVQAKTSIVSAPSTVSSEPLVSSSAPSETVTSKISNRASKEFKLNPQAKIFSPSFPNKRSTTPPAIANNTNLAYIHDSYQAVPVATQQPEVEISPYAPRSLPLKFLPYGGNDVQHPQPVIGYMHRAQPVRNGGQYHQVQTAPTYVQPSPQNVMVGRLGPVVYVHPVSQDIVPSTTGFPQMSTCSILTPHQIHVPKHQVNAAGQALQLCATPPFIAAGGGQAPFVLPSHIPISQPPYPMIRPMSVPGSNGYFVSKFS, encoded by the exons ATGGGCTGCAAGAATAGACAACAATTTcaagaaaaacaagaacaagataaaagatcatcatcatcaaaacatgTTAATGATGCTTTGTTGTTGACAACTATGTGTCTCATTGGTCTCTCTGTTGATGTTCATATCAAAGATGGCTCTGTTTATTCTGGAATCTTTCACACTGCTTCTGTTGATGACCATTATG CAATCGTATTGAAGTCTGCAAAGATGATCAAGAAAGGGACCTGTAAATCGAATGTGGCGAGTGAGGATGTCATAGAAACACTTGTAATCCATTCAAAGGATCTTGTTCAAGTGGTACCAAAG AAAGTTTTGCTTCCAGCCAATGGTTCTGCAGGACATGAAACTGGAGACAATACAGTGGCTGTTGCATGCACTCCACCTTCTAATGGAACTCCATTGGCAGAAGGAAACAAAATATCTAACAAGCCAAATGTTGGTCAAGCGCATGCTAATCAAACAAG ATGCTCATCCGGAACTGAAAATGGGTTTGCTAATGGACTTAGACCCGAAATCTCTCACCCTACCAATGCTCATCAAGTGCAAGCTAAAACGTCTATAGTCAGTGCTCCTTCCACAGTCTCTTCAGAACCATTAGTCAGCTCATCAGCTCCAAGTGAAACCGTCACTTCAAAAATCTCAAATCGAGCTTCTAAG GAGTTTAAACTTAACCCTCAAGCAAAGATATtttctccatcatttccaaataaGAGATCAACGACCCCTCCAGCAATTGCTAACAATACAAATCTTGCATACATTCACGACAGTTATCAAGCTGTCCCGGTTGCCACCCAACAGCCGGAAGTTGAAATCAGCCCGTATGCTCCTCGTTCCCTGCCCCTTAAGTTTCTTCCATATGGAGGCAATGATGTACAACATCCTCAGCCA GTTATCGGATATATGCACAGGGCTCAGCCAGTCAGAAATGGTGGGCAATATCATCAAGTTCAGACGGCCCCTACTTATGTCCAGCCAAGTCCTCAGaat GTAATGGTTGGAAGATTGGGACCGGTTGTCTACGTTCATCCAGTTTCTCAG GACATCGTCCCGAGCACAACTGGCTTCCCTCAGATGTCTACATGCTCCATCTTAACTCCCCACCAAATCCATGTCCCTAAACACCAAG TAAATGCAGCAGGTCAAGCATTACAGTTATGTGCAACTCCTCCTTTTATAGCCGCAGGTGGTGGTCAGGCACCTTTTGTTTTGCCAAGCCACATTCCCATTTCGCAACCACCTTACCCTATGATCCGCCCAATGTCGGTCCCCGGATCCAACGGTTACTTTGTATCAAAGTTTTCTTAG
- the LOC122594638 gene encoding DEAD-box ATP-dependent RNA helicase 32-like, producing the protein MKKPKSKQNRIQNRTSEVQEIELLSKWIEFGKPESGSNPLSLLPLPAKSPVGRIDENTFSQYAGCTKFEQLPVSKKLKDGLRQSGYKVMTSIQRASLPHSICGRDILGAAKTGSGKTLAFIIPVLEKLYKARWGLEDGVGSIIMSPTRELADQIFAVLKSVGKHHGFSAGLLIGGNEYDEEKDLVNRMNILICTPGRLLKHMDTTPNFDCSQLQVLVLDEADRILDAGFKKEVNAIISQLPKHRQTLLFSATQTKSVKDLARLSLKDPEYVAVDEEAIAATPTRLQQKVILVPLDQKLDMLWSFIKAHINSRILVFLSTCKQVKFVYETFKKLRPGIPLKCLHGRMKQIKRTFILQQFVEQQSVLFSTDVSSRGLDFNKGVDWVVQVDCPDDVAGYIHRVGRTARYDSAGRSVLFLLPSEMKMLERLKEKKIPIQFDKPNTKRLQSVSGLLAALLAKYTVLQPLAERAFKTYVKSIYKQRDKEVFDVTKLPIDEYSASLGLPMTPQLRYLNRKNLEIKGPTESNLVPEKPVKKDLIRQKSSNDLLEESEDDETLELLRRKETANGEEGNAIAVDSLPITRVLKKKKLKINVHRPVGTRVVFDEEGNTLPPLATLADTRTDSALLDKDKVLKRFADLKEEMKSRDKEDKQLDRQRRKDKRIKEKIKYKRARDEEDEDEENDDFYGSDKDSKNAKRNKVYFDSDSDNESRDKVALKTDAISLAEQEELALKLLSSMHS; encoded by the exons ATGAAGAAACCCAAATCCAAACAAAACCGTATCCAAAACAGAACATCCGAGGTTCAAGAAATCGAACTCCTTTCAAAATGGATCGAATTCGGTAAACCCGAATCAGGTTCCAACCCATTATCCCTCCTTCCTTTACCCGCAAAGTCCCCGGTTGGCCGTATCGATGAAAACACGTTTTCGCAGTATGCCGGGTGTACTAAATTCGAACAACTTCCAGTTTCAAAGAAATTGAAAGATGGGTTAAGACAATCTGGGTATAAAGTTATGACTAGTATTCAAAGAGCTTCTTTGCCTCACTCGATTTGTGGCCGCGATATTCTCGGTGCTGCGAAAACGGGCTCCGGAAAGACCCTTGCTTTTATCATTCCT GTTCTGGAGAAATTATACAAAGCAAGATGGGGATTAGAGGATGGTGTAGGTAGCATTATCATGTCTCCAACTAGGGAGTTAGCAGACCAGATTTTTGCTGTATTAAAATCAGTTGGAAAACACCACGGATTTAGTGCGGGTCTCTTAATTGGTGGTAACGAATATGATGAAGAGAAGGATCTTGTGAATCGAATGAATATATTGATCTGTACTCCTGGTCGACTTCTCAAGCATATGGACACAACTCCAAATTTTGATTGTTCACAACTACAG GTTTTGGTACTTGATGAAGCAGATCGAATTCTTGATGCTGGTTTTAAGAAGGAAGTCAATGCTATAATTTCACAACTTCCAAAGCACAGACAAACCTTACTTTTCTCTGCAACACAAACAAAATCAGTTAAGGATCTTGCACGACTCAGTCTGAAGGACCCTGAATATGTTGCTGTTGATGAGGAAGCTATTGCTGCGACTCCTACTCGTCTTCAGCAGAAAGTCATACTTGTCCCCCTTGATCAAAAGCTAGACATGCTGTGGAGCTTCATTAAGGCTCATATAAACTCAAGAATCCTTGTTTTTCTATCCACCTGCAAGCAG GTGAAGTTTGTGTATGAAACATTTAAGAAGCTGCGTCCTGGGATCCCTTTGAAGTGCCTGCATGGAAGGATGAAACAAATAAAACGGACGTTCATATTACAGCAGTTTGTTGAGCAACAATCAGTTCTATTTTCAACCGATGTGTCTTCAAGAGGTCTAGATTTCAACAAGGGGGTTGATTGGGTTGTTCAG GTGGATTGCCCTGATGATGTcgcgggttacatacatagagTTGGCCGAACTGCCCGTTATGATTCTGCAGGGCGGTCAGTTTTATTTCTCTTGCCTTCCGAAATGAAGATGCTCGAGAGACTGAAGGAGAAAAAGATACCCATTCAGTTTGACAAG CCAAACACAAAACGGCTGCAATCAGTTTCTGGTTTATTAGCTGCTCTGCTAGCCAAGTACACGGTTCTGCAACCTTTAGCTGAAAGGGCCTTTAAAACATATGTAAAATCAATTTACAAACAGAGGGATAAAGAAGTTTTTGATGTGACAAAACTTCCTATTGATGAGTATTCAGCATCCTTGGGTTTGCCAATGACCCCACAACTCCGTTACCTCAACCGtaaaaatttagaaataaaGGGCCCCACAGAATCTAATTTGGTACCCGAAAAGCCTGTGAAAAAAGATTTGATTAGACAAAAGTCAAGTAATGACTTGCTTGAGGAATCTGAAGATGATGAGACGCTCGAGTTACTTCGTAGAAAGGAAACTGCAAATGGCGAAGAAGGGAATGCGATAGCAGTTGACAGTTT GCCTATAACGAGAGTTCttaagaaaaagaagttgaagatCAATGTCCACAGACCAGTGGGGACTCGAGTTGTATTTGATGAAGAAGGGAACACGTTGCCACCACTCGCTACACTAGCGGACACGAGGACGGACTCTGCTCTACTTGATAAAGATAAAG TACTGAAGAGGTTTGCAGACTTGAAAGAAGAGATGAAGTCACGTGATAAAGAGGACAAACAACTGGATCGTCAAAGGCGTAAAGATAAAAGAATCAAGGAGAAGATTAAATATAAGAGGGCAAGAGACGAGGAGGACGAGGATGAAGAGAATGATGACTTTTATGGGTCAGATAAAGACTCGAAGAATGCCAAAAGAAACAAGGTGTATTTcgatagtgatagtgataacGAGAGTAGAGATAAGGTGGCATTGAAGACTGATGCTATCTCTTTAGCCGAGCAAGAGGAGCTTGCCCTTAAGCTATTGAGCTCTATGCATTCGTGA